The Desulfohalovibrio reitneri genome contains a region encoding:
- a CDS encoding peptidoglycan DD-metalloendopeptidase family protein yields the protein MVRSGDTATKLLGEWFGQAELIQLADKCDDVFSLRRISAGHDYRIECAGESFRKFQYDIDADERLVIEKVDGETKVSREPIPYDVNTVVLRGTIKQSLFQTVSTMDEQPGLAFLLSDMFAWDIDFVRDIRPDDQFSVIVEKRYLEGEFTGYGRVVAAAFTSQGHTHYGFRFEEEDGRESFFDTQGKSLRKAFLKAPLHFSRISSGFTWRRLHPIKKVYRAHPAIDYAAPRGTPVKAVGDGTVSYAGYDNAAGNMVKIRHGSVYKTYYLHLKGFARGIRKGAKVRQGEVIGYVGSTGLSTGPHLDFRMKKYGKYINPANVTTPSATEVDAERMDEFKAMVDQLRPVLDAESGLQAAKDSGSIPTI from the coding sequence GTGGTCAGGTCCGGCGACACGGCCACGAAACTGCTCGGTGAATGGTTCGGCCAGGCCGAGCTCATCCAATTGGCCGACAAATGCGACGATGTCTTTTCCCTGCGCCGCATCAGCGCCGGGCACGACTACCGCATCGAATGCGCGGGCGAATCGTTCCGCAAGTTCCAGTACGATATCGACGCGGACGAACGACTGGTCATCGAAAAAGTGGACGGGGAGACCAAGGTCAGCCGCGAGCCCATCCCCTACGATGTCAACACGGTGGTTCTGCGCGGGACCATCAAGCAGAGCCTCTTCCAGACCGTCTCCACCATGGACGAGCAGCCGGGCCTGGCCTTCCTGCTGTCCGACATGTTCGCCTGGGACATCGACTTCGTGCGCGACATTCGCCCGGACGACCAGTTTTCCGTCATCGTGGAGAAACGCTACCTGGAGGGTGAGTTCACCGGCTACGGGAGGGTGGTGGCCGCGGCCTTCACCAGCCAGGGGCACACCCACTACGGATTCCGCTTCGAGGAGGAGGACGGACGGGAGAGCTTCTTCGACACCCAAGGAAAATCCCTGCGCAAGGCCTTCCTCAAGGCCCCGCTGCACTTCTCCCGCATCAGTTCCGGCTTCACCTGGCGCAGGCTGCACCCCATCAAGAAAGTCTACCGCGCCCACCCGGCCATCGACTACGCCGCCCCGCGCGGTACGCCGGTCAAAGCCGTGGGCGACGGCACCGTCTCCTACGCGGGCTACGACAACGCCGCGGGCAATATGGTCAAAATACGCCACGGCAGCGTCTACAAGACCTACTACCTGCACCTCAAGGGATTCGCGCGGGGCATCCGCAAAGGAGCGAAAGTGCGCCAGGGGGAGGTCATCGGCTACGTCGGCTCCACCGGCCTCTCCACCGGCCCCCACCTGGACTTCCGCATGAAGAAGTACGGCAAGTACATCAACCCCGCCAACGTGACCACGCCTTCCGCCACCGAGGTGGACGCGGAGCGCATGGACGAATTCAAGGCCATGGTTGATCAGTTGCGGCCGGTGCTGGACGCGGAAAGCGGTCTGCAGGCGGCCAAGGACTCCGGCTCCATCCCGACCATCTGA
- a CDS encoding flagellin codes for MSLVINHNLMAQNAARNLQTSYSNLGTSVERLSSGLRINSASDDAAGLAIRELMRADIASLNQGVRNAQDAVSMIQTADGALQIIDEKLIRMKELATQASTGTYNSDQRLIIDSEYQAMASEITRIASATDFNGIHLLNGNLSGDFTGAGLVSSGEMKVHFGAGNDSAEDYYYVRIGDSTASALGVGIGAGPDAAGASISTQELAQASLNALNDAIISKDKIRANLGSLQNRLENTITNLQVQAENLQASESRISDVDVATEMTEFVRQQILSQSATAMLSQANSLPRMATQLLG; via the coding sequence ATGTCACTGGTCATCAACCACAACCTCATGGCCCAGAACGCGGCCCGCAACCTGCAGACCTCGTACAGCAACCTGGGCACCTCGGTGGAGCGCCTCTCCTCCGGCCTGCGCATCAACTCCGCATCCGACGACGCCGCCGGGCTGGCCATTCGCGAGCTCATGCGCGCGGACATCGCCTCGCTCAACCAGGGCGTGCGCAACGCCCAGGACGCTGTCTCCATGATCCAGACCGCGGACGGCGCGCTGCAGATCATCGACGAAAAGCTCATCCGCATGAAGGAACTGGCCACCCAGGCCTCCACCGGCACCTACAACTCGGACCAGCGGCTGATCATCGACTCCGAGTACCAGGCCATGGCCTCGGAAATCACCCGTATCGCCAGCGCCACCGACTTCAACGGCATCCACCTGCTCAACGGCAACCTCTCCGGCGACTTCACCGGCGCCGGGCTGGTTTCTTCGGGCGAAATGAAGGTCCACTTCGGCGCGGGCAACGACTCGGCCGAGGACTACTACTACGTGCGCATCGGCGACTCCACCGCTTCCGCCCTGGGCGTGGGCATCGGGGCTGGTCCGGACGCCGCGGGCGCCTCCATCTCCACCCAGGAGCTGGCCCAGGCCTCGCTGAACGCCCTCAACGACGCCATCATCTCCAAGGACAAGATCCGCGCCAACCTCGGTTCCCTGCAGAACCGCCTGGAGAACACCATCACCAACCTCCAGGTGCAGGCCGAGAACCTGCAGGCTTCCGAATCGCGCATCTCCGACGTGGACGTGGCCACCGAGATGACCGAGTTCGTTCGCCAGCAGATCCTGTCCCAGTCCGCCACCGCCATGCTGTCCCAGGCCAACAGCCTGCCGCGTATGGCCACCCAGCTGCTCGGCTAA
- a CDS encoding DMT family transporter, whose amino-acid sequence MQKTLTATFPLLAAVLLWGSSFIALKTAMDAFHPMVVILARLVIASAVFLLLWPRIRPPKIERRDVPAILGMALFEPCLYFIFEGYAISYTTASQAGMITAILPLLVAVAARFVLGERTSPRTLFGFALSISGVVWLSAAAVDTEHAPNPALGNLLEFAAMCCATGYVISAKKLTAKYNSWFLTAVQAFAGAVFFTPFLALPGVPVPQVFPAIPTACLFYLGVVVSIGAYGLYNLGVSRVTANQSSVFINLIPVTAVVLGWLLLGETFTGQQMLASVLVFAGVFLSQDSSRRKRERIVK is encoded by the coding sequence ATGCAAAAAACCCTCACCGCCACCTTCCCTCTGCTCGCGGCCGTCCTCTTGTGGGGCAGTTCCTTCATCGCGCTGAAGACAGCCATGGATGCCTTTCACCCCATGGTTGTCATCCTTGCCAGGCTTGTCATCGCCTCGGCGGTCTTTCTGCTGCTGTGGCCGCGCATCCGCCCTCCCAAAATCGAGCGCCGCGACGTCCCGGCCATCCTGGGTATGGCCCTGTTCGAACCCTGCCTGTATTTCATCTTCGAGGGATACGCCATCTCCTACACCACCGCATCCCAGGCTGGCATGATCACCGCCATCCTGCCGCTGCTTGTGGCGGTGGCCGCGCGGTTCGTGCTGGGAGAGCGGACGTCCCCCCGCACCTTGTTCGGCTTCGCCCTGTCCATCTCCGGCGTTGTCTGGCTCTCGGCTGCGGCGGTGGATACGGAGCACGCTCCCAACCCCGCCCTGGGAAATCTGCTGGAGTTCGCGGCCATGTGTTGCGCCACCGGCTACGTCATTTCAGCCAAGAAGCTGACGGCCAAGTACAATTCCTGGTTCCTCACCGCTGTACAGGCCTTCGCGGGCGCGGTTTTCTTCACTCCTTTCCTGGCTCTGCCGGGTGTGCCTGTGCCCCAGGTTTTCCCTGCCATTCCCACGGCGTGCCTCTTCTACCTGGGCGTGGTGGTCTCCATCGGGGCCTACGGGCTTTACAACCTCGGCGTCAGCCGCGTTACGGCCAACCAGTCATCGGTCTTTATCAACCTCATCCCCGTAACGGCCGTGGTGCTTGGCTGGCTGCTTCTGGGGGAGACCTTCACCGGACAGCAAATGCTGGCCTCGGTCCTCGTCTTTGCCGGCGTTTTCCTCAGCCAGGATTCGAGCAGACGCAAGCGCGAACGCATCGTGAAGTAA
- a CDS encoding NAD(P)/FAD-dependent oxidoreductase: protein MNYVIIGNGVASIGAIEGIRKQDPKGDILVVSDENKATYGRPLITYYLAGKVDEKAMPLRPDSFYEENSVRVELGCEVASIDRQAKTVTTACGRGFPYDKLLLATGGAPMRPELPGLDAGNVLSFTTWADADVLREVVKTARKYVVVGAGLIAVKAAEALVTLGLDTTLVVRSRVMRAYFDEEAGAVVRAHLEAKGLKFFDGATPEKILPDESGNARAVRINKGEIPADCVILAMGVSPRTDLASDAGLKVAKGILCDDFMRTSDPDIFAAGDVAQARDMQSGQEEVSPIWPSAYNQGINAGINMAGAEDSYPGGLTMNSITLFGLPTISVGLTDPRGEDGCEVHVHKDEEAEVYRKLIFKDGKLVGCALIGDITGAGVYTSFIHNELELDEETKLELLSGTPSPLYWPKDFFARTVTHKESSIPDM, encoded by the coding sequence ATGAACTACGTCATAATCGGCAACGGCGTGGCCTCCATCGGGGCCATCGAAGGTATTCGCAAGCAGGACCCCAAGGGCGACATCCTGGTGGTCAGCGACGAAAACAAGGCCACCTACGGCCGCCCCCTCATCACCTATTACTTGGCGGGCAAGGTGGACGAAAAGGCCATGCCCCTGCGCCCGGACTCCTTCTACGAAGAGAACAGCGTGCGGGTGGAGTTGGGATGCGAGGTGGCATCCATTGATCGCCAGGCCAAGACCGTGACCACCGCCTGCGGCCGCGGCTTCCCCTACGACAAGCTGTTGCTGGCCACGGGCGGAGCGCCCATGCGGCCGGAACTGCCCGGCCTGGACGCGGGCAACGTGCTTTCCTTCACCACCTGGGCCGATGCCGACGTCCTGCGCGAGGTGGTCAAGACCGCCCGCAAGTACGTGGTTGTGGGCGCGGGGCTCATCGCGGTCAAGGCCGCCGAGGCCCTGGTCACGCTGGGCCTGGACACCACCCTAGTGGTCCGATCCCGCGTCATGCGCGCCTACTTCGACGAGGAGGCCGGGGCCGTCGTGCGCGCCCACCTGGAAGCCAAGGGGCTCAAATTTTTCGACGGCGCCACACCGGAGAAAATCCTGCCGGACGAATCCGGCAACGCCCGGGCCGTGCGCATCAACAAGGGCGAAATCCCGGCGGACTGCGTTATTCTGGCCATGGGCGTCTCGCCGAGGACAGACTTGGCCAGCGATGCCGGACTGAAAGTGGCCAAGGGCATCCTTTGCGACGACTTCATGCGCACTTCCGACCCGGACATCTTCGCAGCGGGCGACGTGGCCCAGGCCCGGGACATGCAGAGCGGCCAGGAGGAAGTCTCGCCCATCTGGCCCAGCGCCTACAACCAGGGCATCAACGCCGGTATCAACATGGCCGGGGCCGAGGACTCCTACCCCGGCGGGCTGACCATGAACTCCATCACCCTCTTTGGCCTGCCCACCATTTCCGTGGGCCTGACCGACCCGCGCGGGGAGGACGGCTGCGAGGTCCACGTCCACAAGGACGAGGAGGCCGAGGTCTACCGCAAGCTGATATTCAAGGATGGCAAACTGGTCGGCTGCGCCCTCATCGGCGACATCACCGGCGCGGGCGTCTACACCTCCTTTATCCACAACGAGTTGGAACTGGACGAGGAAACCAAGCTGGAACTGCTCTCCGGGACGCCATCCCCGCTATACTGGCCCAAGGACTTTTTCGCCCGAACCGTTACCCACAAGGAAAGCTCCATCCCGGACATGTAG
- a CDS encoding glutamine--tRNA ligase/YqeY domain fusion protein — MSDKPSEKDKPRHFIREIIDADLASGKHDHVHTRFPPEPNGYLHIGHAKSICLNFGMAEEYGGKCNLRFDDTNPLKEEVEYVDSIKEDVRWLGYDWNGREFYASDYFEQLYQYAEKLIELGKAYVDSQSAEEIRAKRGTLTEPGENSPHRERSVEENLDLFRRMRAGEFGNGEHVLRAKIDMAHPNVIMRDPTLYRIRHTAHHRTGDAWCIYPMYDYTHCLSDSIEGITHSLCTLEFENNRELYDWVLDALGVYHPRQYEFARLNITHTVLSKRKLIQLVQDGVVESWDDPRMPTISGIRRRGYTPESIRDFAERIGVAKRNNLVEFALLEHCLREDLNHRAARMMGVMRPLKLTITNYPEDGEEWFEFPYHPEHDMGSRKLPFTRELWIERNDFMEEPPRKFFRLAPGKEVRLRYAYYVTCTEVVKDESGEVMEVKCEYDPHTRGGWSEDGRKVKGTLHWLSAKYAKPAEIRLYEHLIDEPDPAKVKSGEELHQFLNPNSLEIVQGYVEPELAEAEPENRCQFERNGYFCADRKLHKPGERPVYNRTATLRDTWAKIAKQQKK; from the coding sequence ATGAGCGACAAGCCCAGCGAAAAAGACAAACCCCGCCACTTCATCCGGGAAATCATCGACGCGGACCTCGCCTCGGGCAAGCACGACCACGTGCACACCCGCTTTCCGCCCGAGCCCAACGGCTACCTGCACATCGGCCACGCCAAGTCCATTTGCCTTAATTTCGGCATGGCCGAGGAGTACGGCGGCAAGTGCAATCTGCGCTTCGACGACACCAACCCCCTCAAGGAGGAGGTGGAGTACGTCGATTCCATCAAGGAGGACGTGCGCTGGCTGGGCTACGACTGGAACGGCCGCGAGTTCTACGCCTCGGACTACTTCGAGCAACTGTACCAGTACGCGGAGAAGCTCATCGAGCTGGGCAAGGCGTACGTGGATTCCCAAAGCGCCGAGGAAATCCGGGCCAAGCGGGGAACCCTGACCGAGCCGGGCGAGAATAGCCCCCACCGCGAACGGAGCGTGGAGGAGAACCTGGACCTCTTCCGGCGCATGCGGGCCGGTGAGTTCGGTAACGGGGAGCACGTGCTGCGGGCCAAGATCGACATGGCCCACCCCAACGTCATCATGCGCGACCCCACCCTCTACCGCATCCGTCACACCGCGCACCACCGCACCGGCGACGCCTGGTGCATCTACCCCATGTACGACTACACCCACTGCCTCTCGGACTCCATCGAGGGCATTACCCATTCCCTGTGTACCCTGGAGTTCGAAAACAACCGGGAGCTGTACGACTGGGTGCTGGACGCCCTCGGGGTCTACCATCCCAGGCAGTACGAGTTCGCCCGGCTGAACATCACCCACACCGTGCTCTCCAAGCGCAAGCTCATCCAGCTTGTCCAGGACGGCGTGGTGGAAAGCTGGGATGACCCGCGCATGCCCACCATCTCCGGCATCCGCCGCCGGGGCTACACTCCGGAGTCCATCCGCGACTTCGCCGAGCGCATCGGCGTGGCCAAGCGCAACAACCTGGTGGAGTTCGCCCTGCTGGAGCACTGCCTGCGCGAGGACCTCAACCACCGGGCCGCCCGCATGATGGGCGTCATGCGGCCGCTGAAGCTGACCATCACCAACTACCCCGAGGACGGGGAGGAGTGGTTCGAGTTCCCCTACCACCCGGAGCATGACATGGGCTCGCGCAAGCTGCCCTTCACCCGGGAGCTGTGGATCGAGCGCAACGACTTCATGGAGGAGCCGCCGCGCAAGTTTTTCCGTCTGGCTCCCGGCAAGGAGGTGCGCCTTCGCTACGCCTACTACGTGACCTGCACCGAGGTGGTGAAGGACGAGTCCGGCGAGGTGATGGAGGTGAAGTGCGAGTACGATCCCCACACCCGGGGCGGCTGGAGCGAGGACGGGCGCAAGGTGAAGGGCACCCTGCACTGGCTCTCGGCCAAGTATGCCAAGCCCGCGGAAATCCGCCTCTACGAGCACCTCATCGACGAGCCCGACCCGGCCAAGGTGAAGAGCGGCGAGGAACTGCACCAGTTCCTCAACCCCAATTCCCTGGAAATCGTGCAGGGATACGTGGAGCCGGAATTGGCCGAGGCCGAGCCGGAGAACCGCTGCCAGTTCGAGCGCAACGGCTACTTCTGCGCCGACCGCAAGCTGCACAAGCCAGGGGAGAGGCCGGTTTACAACCGCACCGCCACCCTGCGCGACACCTGGGCCAAGATCGCCAAGCAGCAGAAGAAGTAG
- a CDS encoding DUF429 domain-containing protein translates to MTTWLAGVDCATDPRRVGLALARLDGERLVVLEALPGQSREQIADQLADWLVSHPPLLLCLDAPLGWPAPLAESLSTHLAGDALPGDPDHLFSRLTDRELRTRLGKRPLEVGANFIARTARSALALLEDLRERTGQAIPLPLQSGPLAESMSVEVYPAGVLATRPDAPAGDKRKADVREKLLEWLAEEMELPKATYEAALASDHVADALLCLLAGKDFLLGRAVAPGSHQIDAARREGWIWSV, encoded by the coding sequence TTGACCACGTGGTTGGCGGGCGTTGACTGCGCCACGGACCCGCGCCGGGTGGGGTTGGCCCTGGCCCGGCTGGATGGAGAACGGCTGGTTGTGCTGGAGGCCCTGCCAGGCCAAAGCCGTGAACAAATAGCCGACCAGCTTGCGGACTGGCTGGTCAGCCACCCTCCCTTGCTCCTCTGCCTGGACGCTCCCCTGGGCTGGCCCGCGCCGCTGGCGGAATCCCTGTCCACCCACCTCGCCGGTGACGCCCTGCCCGGCGACCCCGACCATCTCTTTTCCCGCCTCACCGACCGTGAGCTACGAACCAGGTTGGGCAAGCGGCCGCTGGAGGTGGGGGCCAACTTCATCGCCCGCACCGCCCGCTCCGCCCTGGCCCTGCTGGAGGACCTGCGCGAACGGACCGGACAGGCCATCCCCCTGCCCCTGCAATCCGGTCCGCTGGCTGAGTCCATGTCCGTCGAGGTCTATCCGGCGGGGGTGCTGGCAACGCGGCCCGACGCCCCCGCCGGAGACAAGCGCAAGGCGGATGTCCGTGAAAAGCTGCTGGAATGGCTGGCCGAGGAGATGGAGTTGCCAAAGGCCACATACGAGGCCGCCCTGGCCTCGGACCATGTGGCCGACGCCCTGCTCTGCCTGCTGGCGGGAAAGGACTTTCTGCTGGGACGGGCCGTCGCGCCCGGGTCGCACCAGATTGATGCGGCCCGGCGCGAGGGCTGGATATGGAGCGTCTAG
- a CDS encoding EAL and HDOD domain-containing protein produces the protein MTAEHDAEINYEPVFVARQPIFDLDERIWGYELLYRHCGDAVAAQLPDPDTATARVIADGFDAALPSIAAGRKVLINFTERMLLEGAAYALPKEHYVVEILEDVPPTPDILTALEELQKTGYAVALDDYTGQESAHPLLPYADLIKVDVLGLSTEEIGRLAGRLAPYGRPLLAEKVEDARTLDHARKLGFTLFQGFHFSRPEIIPGRKVSAGATAKFQLLQEFTGKDYDTQRLGEIISGDISLSYRLLQHLNSAHFGLRSEVRSIQHAITLLGYRALRKWLMVVIISDVAPSTKAEELAFTALLRARFLERLAETLGRPETRPDTMFLLGMLSRLDALLGRSMEELVETMPLEEQVREALLGRECRLRSHLDLIESLEHGDWPSALRKLEEHGLSREQAAGIHAEASAWAGQIMGAAMEMKAA, from the coding sequence ATGACTGCGGAACACGACGCCGAAATAAACTACGAGCCGGTTTTCGTGGCCCGGCAGCCCATATTCGATCTGGACGAGCGAATCTGGGGCTATGAGCTGCTCTACCGCCACTGCGGGGACGCGGTCGCGGCTCAACTGCCGGACCCGGATACGGCCACAGCCCGGGTCATCGCGGACGGGTTCGATGCCGCCCTGCCCTCCATCGCCGCCGGGCGAAAGGTTCTCATCAACTTCACCGAGCGCATGTTGCTGGAAGGCGCGGCCTACGCCCTGCCCAAGGAGCACTACGTGGTGGAGATCCTGGAGGACGTGCCTCCGACCCCCGACATCCTCACGGCTTTGGAAGAGCTGCAAAAGACCGGGTACGCCGTGGCGCTGGACGACTACACGGGCCAGGAATCGGCGCACCCCCTGCTGCCTTACGCCGACTTGATCAAGGTGGATGTGCTGGGCTTGAGCACGGAAGAAATAGGGCGGCTGGCTGGACGCCTGGCCCCGTACGGCCGCCCCCTGCTGGCGGAGAAGGTCGAGGACGCCCGAACACTGGACCACGCCAGGAAACTCGGCTTCACCCTCTTCCAGGGGTTCCATTTCTCAAGGCCGGAGATCATCCCTGGCCGCAAGGTGTCCGCCGGAGCCACGGCCAAGTTCCAACTGCTCCAGGAATTCACCGGCAAGGACTACGACACCCAGCGGCTCGGCGAGATCATCTCCGGTGACATATCCCTGAGCTACCGCCTGCTGCAGCACCTCAACTCCGCCCATTTCGGCCTGCGGAGCGAGGTGCGCTCCATCCAGCACGCCATCACCCTGCTGGGCTACCGGGCCCTGCGCAAATGGCTTATGGTGGTCATCATCTCCGACGTCGCCCCCTCCACCAAGGCGGAGGAATTGGCTTTCACCGCCCTGCTGCGGGCACGTTTCCTGGAACGCTTGGCCGAGACCCTGGGGCGCCCGGAAACACGGCCGGACACCATGTTCCTGCTGGGCATGCTCTCCAGGCTGGATGCCCTGCTCGGCCGCTCCATGGAGGAACTTGTCGAAACCATGCCCCTGGAGGAACAGGTGCGGGAAGCCCTGCTTGGCAGGGAATGCCGGTTACGCTCCCATCTGGACCTGATTGAATCCCTGGAGCATGGGGATTGGCCCAGCGCCCTGCGCAAGCTTGAGGAACACGGTCTTTCCAGGGAGCAGGCGGCCGGAATCCACGCCGAGGCCTCGGCCTGGGCCGGTCAGATCATGGGCGCGGCTATGGAGATGAAAGCGGCTTGA
- a CDS encoding Fe-S-containing hydro-lyase: MAEYSLTTPLTDENLAQLRAGDVVKLTGTIYTARDAAHKRLIDLLDKGDKLPFELQGAVVYYVGPSPAPEGRPIGSAGPTTSYRMDTYAFRLHSLGLKATVGKGKRSDEVKQALRDHTAVYFGATGGAGALLSQRIKEAKVIAFEELGPEAIRELTVEDFPLLVINDAHGNELYAVPDRPAAGIADYAPPA; encoded by the coding sequence ATGGCCGAATACTCCCTGACCACCCCGCTGACCGACGAAAACCTGGCCCAGCTCCGCGCCGGAGACGTGGTCAAGCTGACCGGCACCATCTACACAGCCCGCGACGCCGCCCACAAGCGGCTCATCGACCTGCTGGACAAAGGCGACAAGCTGCCCTTCGAACTCCAGGGCGCGGTGGTCTACTACGTCGGCCCCTCCCCGGCTCCCGAGGGGCGCCCCATCGGCTCGGCCGGGCCCACCACCTCCTACCGCATGGACACCTACGCCTTCCGGCTGCACAGCCTGGGGCTGAAGGCCACCGTGGGCAAGGGCAAACGGTCCGATGAAGTCAAGCAGGCTCTGAGGGACCACACAGCGGTCTATTTCGGGGCCACCGGCGGGGCCGGGGCGCTGCTTTCCCAGCGCATCAAGGAAGCCAAGGTCATCGCCTTCGAGGAACTGGGGCCGGAAGCCATCCGCGAACTGACCGTGGAGGACTTTCCCCTGCTGGTCATCAACGACGCCCACGGCAACGAACTGTACGCCGTTCCCGACCGCCCGGCCGCCGGAATCGCCGACTACGCGCCACCGGCCTGA
- a CDS encoding fumarate hydratase, whose protein sequence is MREIDAQTIIDRVAAMCVSANRNLPRDVRRKFEEAAAAEESEAAKEIFRQLLENCDLAAESGLPLCQDTGLAVFFVEMGENVRVKGMTLREAINQGVIKGYEEGFLRKSACHPLTRANTGDNTPAIVHIDLVPGDKLKIGFMAKGGGSENMSRVTMLAPAQGWEGIKKFVVNRVAEAGPNPCPPIVVGVGIGGTFELAPTLAKKALLRKLDDANPDPDLQAKEEELLEAINALGIGPMGLGGKTTALGVKISMHPCHIASLPLAVNIQCHSARHEEVVI, encoded by the coding sequence ATGCGCGAGATAGACGCCCAGACAATCATCGACCGGGTGGCGGCCATGTGCGTCAGCGCCAACCGTAACCTGCCCAGGGACGTGCGCCGCAAGTTCGAGGAGGCGGCCGCGGCCGAGGAATCCGAAGCCGCCAAGGAAATCTTCCGGCAACTGCTGGAAAACTGCGACCTGGCCGCGGAGAGCGGCCTGCCCCTGTGCCAGGACACCGGCTTGGCCGTCTTTTTCGTGGAGATGGGCGAGAACGTCCGGGTGAAGGGCATGACCCTGCGCGAGGCGATCAACCAGGGCGTCATCAAGGGCTACGAGGAAGGCTTTCTGCGCAAGTCCGCCTGCCACCCGCTCACCCGGGCCAACACCGGAGACAATACTCCGGCCATCGTGCACATCGACCTGGTGCCGGGCGACAAACTCAAGATCGGCTTCATGGCCAAGGGCGGCGGCAGCGAAAACATGAGCCGCGTGACCATGCTGGCCCCGGCCCAGGGATGGGAGGGCATCAAGAAGTTCGTGGTCAACCGCGTGGCCGAGGCCGGACCCAACCCCTGCCCGCCCATCGTCGTGGGCGTGGGCATCGGCGGTACCTTCGAGTTGGCTCCGACGCTGGCCAAGAAGGCCCTGCTGCGCAAGCTGGACGACGCCAATCCCGACCCCGATCTGCAAGCCAAGGAAGAGGAGCTGCTGGAGGCCATCAACGCCCTGGGCATCGGCCCCATGGGGCTGGGCGGCAAGACCACGGCCCTGGGGGTGAAGATTTCCATGCACCCCTGCCACATAGCCTCCCTGCCGCTGGCCGTGAACATCCAGTGCCACTCCGCCCGCCACGAGGAGGTCGTCATCTAA
- a CDS encoding fumarate reductase iron-sulfur subunit, which yields MARLLKFNIFRYNPQDPDSRPHMQEFVLEEAENMTLFIALNMLREEQDPSLQFDFCCRAGICGSCAMVVNGRPGLACQTKTADMDTDITLLPLPVYKLIGDLSVDTGVWFREMYQKTESWIHTKKVFDPGQLEERMDNAVAEDIYELERCIECGCCVSACGTARLRDDFMGAAALNRVARFVVDPRDERTDRDYFEIIGNDEGIFGCMGLLACEDVCPKGLPLQNQLGFLRRKMGITALKNIFRRN from the coding sequence ATGGCGCGACTGCTCAAATTCAATATCTTCCGCTACAATCCCCAGGATCCCGACTCCCGGCCGCACATGCAGGAATTCGTGCTGGAGGAGGCCGAGAACATGACCCTGTTCATCGCGCTGAACATGCTGCGCGAGGAGCAGGACCCCTCCCTGCAGTTCGACTTCTGCTGCCGCGCGGGCATCTGCGGCTCCTGCGCCATGGTCGTCAACGGCCGCCCCGGCCTGGCCTGCCAGACCAAAACCGCGGACATGGACACTGACATCACCCTCCTGCCCCTGCCGGTGTACAAGCTCATCGGCGACCTCTCGGTGGATACCGGGGTCTGGTTCCGCGAAATGTACCAGAAGACCGAGTCCTGGATTCACACTAAAAAGGTCTTCGACCCCGGCCAGCTAGAAGAACGCATGGACAACGCCGTGGCCGAGGACATCTACGAGTTGGAGCGCTGCATCGAGTGCGGCTGCTGCGTCTCGGCCTGCGGCACGGCGCGGCTGCGCGACGACTTCATGGGCGCGGCCGCCCTCAACCGGGTGGCGCGGTTCGTGGTGGACCCGCGCGACGAGCGCACCGACCGCGACTACTTCGAGATCATCGGCAACGACGAGGGCATCTTCGGCTGCATGGGCCTTCTGGCCTGCGAGGACGTCTGTCCCAAGGGCCTGCCCCTGCAGAACCAGCTCGGCTTCCTGCGCCGCAAGATGGGCATCACCGCGCTGAAGAACATCTTCCGGCGCAACTAG